Proteins found in one Planococcus citri chromosome 2, ihPlaCitr1.1, whole genome shotgun sequence genomic segment:
- the LOC135835158 gene encoding pupal cuticle protein 27-like, producing the protein MMYSKTILIALAFGLVAGDRLDNVRQVPSAAIYSGGHASILSLPYQSSAESYKSSYKGPAGSYTTGAPLLHKAHYTPSSYASSNPTNPHHDVVPIVKQASEPNNGDGSYSYSFETANGISQSEYGVYKPGPTPEEGIQSSSGSYSYTGPDNVVYTITYTAGLEGFVPQGAHIPTPPPIPEAIQKVLQYGGENKYEAPSRYTSALPTPYSGYNSAYNKPVAAATYDSGEYKVQEENYRRK; encoded by the exons ATGATGTATTCGAAAACG ATTTTAATCGCGTTGGCGTTCGGTCTCGTGGCCGGAGATCGTCTGGACAACGTTCGACAGGTTCCATCAGCTGCCATATATTCTGGAGGACACGCTTCCATATTATCTCTACCATACCAAAGCTCAGCCGAATCGTATAAAAGCTCTTACAAGGGTCCAGCTGGCAGTTACACGACTGGTGCTCCTTTATTACATAAAGCTCATTATACGCCGAGCTCTTACGCTTCTTCGAATCCAACGAATCCGCATCACGATGTTGTGCCCATAGTCAAACAAGCCAGTGAACCAAATAACGGTGATGGATCGtatagctatag ctTCGAAACAGCTAATGGAATCTCTCAATCGGAATACGGTGTGTATAAGCCAGGCCCAACACCAGAGGAAGGTATTCAAAGCTCTTCAGGATCTTACTCTTACACCGGACCAGATAATGTTGTTTACACGATTACTTACACCGCCGGACTCGAAGGATTCGTACCACAAGGTGCCCATATCCCAACTCCACCTCCAATTCCAGAAGCTATCCAGAAAGTTTTACAATACGGAGGAGAAAATAAATACGAAGCTCCATCCAGGTACACTTCGGCTCTACCTACTCCTTATTCTGGTTATAATTCCGCTTATAATAAACCAGTCGCTGCTGCAACCTATGACAGCGGTGAATACAAAGTACAAGAAGAAAATTACAGAAGGAAATAG
- the LOC135835157 gene encoding endocuticle structural glycoprotein SgAbd-4-like, translated as MQKFVALFCLAFALVESIPVGEQQVPIVKQLAEVNYDGTFKNSYETGNGIIVDESGYVKQVGPEVAQVIQGSSAYTSPEGQVIQLQYIADENGYQPQGAHLPTPPPADPVILKSLEYLASLPSTPEPKYQ; from the exons Atgcag AAATTCGTAGCATTATTCTGTCTAGCTTTTGCTCTAGTCGAATCGATCCCAGTTGGAGAACAACAGGTTCCTATTGTGAAACAACTTGCCGAAGTTAACTACGACGGAACCTTCAAGAACTC CTATGAAACTGGTAATGGTATCATAGTCGATGAAAGCGGATACGTCAAGCAAGTTGGTCCAGAGGTAGCCCAAGTTATCCAAGGTTCCAGCGCCTACACTTCACCAGAAGGCCAAGTCATCCAACTTCAATACATCGCCGACGAAAACGGTTACCAACCACAGGGTGCTCATTTGCCAACCCCACCCCCAGCTGACCCGGTTATCTTGAAATCCCTGGAATACTTGGCCAGTTTGCCAAGCACCCCAGAACCTAAATACCAGtaa
- the LOC135835171 gene encoding uncharacterized protein LOC135835171 → MDQILFSIVTLLLIYNSQSAPQFPAYPDFPYYRAHSAPHYPSQSNYPGYFYYQHPFAYDPYSNPYYIYNHLGPVPQKFLDSKPTVDTKPSHSETESSAETRKINLKSSSSTPVSNLQQRTPIIPNIQYVPIYARNLDSWTAKEIPVTVILDENYEKSYNVPYNTYQNPYVRNYVEQPKPSSETASSSAASGPRPGPGSIILKSAAHDEGHTINVHEISQEQSQYIQGAPIIPNVASISTPQASIAFYPTPYQGPISYGAGRDLGSWNVNEIPISAVVVDEGVNDKNSEKEIKQTEEKIDSASPVISSIKTK, encoded by the exons ATGGATCAGATTTTGTTTTCG ATCGTAACCCTATTGCTCATCTACAACTCACAATCAGCGCCACAATTCCCAGCATATCCTGACTTCCCCTACTACCGAGCTCACTCAGCACCTCACTACCCCTCGCAATCCAATTACCCAGGATATTTCTACTACCAACATCCCTTCGCTTACGATCCGTACTCAAACCCATACTACATTTACAATCATCTAGGTCCAGTCCCACAAAAATTCCTCGATTCCAAACCCACCGTTGATACGAAACCCTCTCACAGCGAAACTGAATCCTCAGCAGAGACacgaaaaatcaacttaaaaTCTAGTTCCTCTACTCCTGTTTCAAATCTCCAGCAGCGAACTCCGATCATCCCCAATATCCAATACGTTCCAATTTATGCCAGAAATCTCGACAGTTGGACCGCCAAAGAAATCCCTGTCACTGTAATCCTCGatgaaaactacgaaaaatCGTACAACGTGCCATACAACACGTACCAAAATCCTTACGTACGTAATTACGTAGAACAACCTAAACCCTCTTCGGAAACAGCTTCTTCATCAGCAGCGTCTGGACCGAGACCGGGACCGGgatcgattattttgaaatcagcTGCTCACGACGAAGGGCATACTATTAACGTTCATGAAATTTCCCAAGAGCAATCTCAATACATTCAGGGTGCTCCTATCATACCGAACGTGGCAAGCATTAGCACACCACAAGCGTCGATTGCATTTTACCCGACACCTTATCAAGGGCCCATTTCGTACGGAGCAGGACGAGATTTAGGTAGTTGGAATGTCAACGAGATACCCATCTCGGCTGTCGTTGTCGACGAAGGTGTCAAtgataagaattctgaaaa